Sequence from the Notamacropus eugenii isolate mMacEug1 chromosome 6, mMacEug1.pri_v2, whole genome shotgun sequence genome:
GTACAAAACGAAAGAGTACAAAGGTTTATGATAAAGTTATGTCAAGTTCATAAAACATGTTTCATATAGCAGAAAAGATGCTACATCTGGAGTAGCACCTTTGGATCTGAGTAAGCCATTGAATGGCAATATAAGTTTCAAATACAGTGCTTCAACCAactgaataagaagaaaaattcctAGAAAGCTATAGCCTTAAGAATCAACCTTATTTTCTCTGAAAATTTGCGGATTGACTCATATTGCCTAGGCCTTcccaacatttttatttttccagtgtcTTCCTGGGTTCCTGTCTATGGTTTTGGATATTCCAATAACACACAATTTGTCTGGTTCAAGAGTCCCTACTCACTGGTTTCTCCATCTTGGTTTGCTCCTTAATTTGACCCTCCCTCCAAAATATTCATccaaataaaattgtatttaacatgctgaaagtaaaatacaaatatattactGAGGTCTAAAGCACTGGAAAACACAAGCTCCAACTGATCCTTGGGTGTTCTATCGTAGGATAAGCTAATACATATGAAAATTTTTGTAAGAAAATTATTTCTAACTTTTTTGTTTCAGACAGAAAGGACAAGACCAAATCATCAAAGGAAAGGGATCAATTTTCCTTTCATGACCAGGGAGTGAGTGATCCTTATCTCCTGGCCCTCAGCAGATTCACACAATATATCAAATGTTCTATGGAAAATTTTGGTGTCATATGTCATAAATGTTCCTTACTTCCAGGGAAATTTTATCAAGAGCCTTGAAATATTATCTGTAATGCCTTCACACATGGATGATTGTCATCACTGTGAGTGGTGCCTCTGTTCCAGGATCTGCAATTTCTATGAAGCTAAGTTTCACAGATGGTATTTTAAATCTcagttgtttgtgtgtgtaattAGTATGATTGAGGCCTAGCTCAAACTGAATCAGGTGAGGTGATGGGGATAAGTATTCATATCTGGTCAACATTATCACAACCACAATTGCCACATTATAATCCTAAAACAATTTTTGAGAGCTTCTGTAGCAGATCAAATTTACTGGTTTGGCTATGTTGATATCCaaacttgtttttcatttttcaaaactcCAGGATAAACAcagacaatgaaaaaaaaatgaagaccccCTGAGAATTTACAAAACTTCTCAGCAACTCATCTGCATGTTTGTAATTTTCTCTACTCCAGTGGAtttcaaatgacattttaatgATGTAGGCTACATTGGAGCTAAGGTACTTAATGGCTTACATCCCAAATACTACTAGACTCAAAATAAATATGGTGCTGACATGCAAAGATAATCATTTGGAGTTTAAAGTTATCATCTTCTGGCCCCAACAGGTACCACTGCTGTTCTTGGTTTGgctctaaaaatatttatatataatttttatttgtagCTCACCTCAACAGGgtctatctttttttctgattttaattttatttgaggtTCCCTGTCTCTCCGTTTTTgactctgtgtctatctctctatatGCCTTTTTCTCTCCTTACGATTCACTCCTGATTTGAATCTTCATGTTTCTGGTCCCTTGTAGTACCCTATAAAGTCAAAGATTTGGACGTAAAGCATGTGCATGGAGCTTTATTATGGCAAGgtaataaataaaattctaaacTCTCACAGGTCATATCATACATCCTGAAACATCATTAAAAATAGGAAGTacctaaaaaatgaaaacaaaataggaaCTACCTTATAGAACATGGTGAAATAAGAACACCTTCAGTAAagctctctgtgtatatgtaggtACATTTGTTTCACATATTACTTTTCCCCTCATCACTTAAGTTCTCAAATTGAAGCTCTGAGAGGAGAAATTTCACTGACATATTTGTTGGttcatacagtggaaagagaattggactTGATATCAagagagctgagtttgaatcctaaaTCTGAGATTTACTGGCTGACTGTGATAGTGGGTAAGTGATCCTCACTTTtgcatctgtaagatgagatAACAATATTTTCCTCTAAAAATTGTGAGAGAAAAGTAAACTATGAAATTAAAATTGTGACATTCAGTTTTTAGAATTCCTGTTACTTGATTATTATGATTATGTTACCAATTTAATGAGAGGAGGTTTTCAAAAATAACCTGTTGCTTTTCATTCAACTAATATTTTGATATGCTCACTCTGCACAGAGCCCTGTcctaggtactgggaatacaaaaaaatgcaaaagtccTTAATCTCAGCAAGTTTAAATTTTATTGAGTTTAAAGGGATAACATATTTACACagacaagtaaatacaagatGAGGATGGACAGAACTTTAGGAACTAAGCTTCCTGTAAGTGATGGCCCAATAGCTGAGACATGAGGGAAGCTTGTGATTCTAAAAAGCACAGATGTGGTAAGACATTTCAAGCATGGAGAATGTCCTGTCTAAAGGGACCTAGACGGTGATAGATTTCTGAATTTGGGGAACAATCAGTAGACAACTGGGCAAGAATGTAGAATATATGTCTGAGAGCAAAGTGAAATACATCTGAAAAGGGAGACTAGATTCAGATTGTTCAACACTCTAAATATCAAGCTgaacaattattattttcttctcaagGCTATAAAGGATATGTTCAAGGCTTGAACAAGCAAGTGACATAGTCAGTcatgtgctttaggaagacaATTTTGTAGGTTTTTAGAGGACAGTTTAGAGGAAGGAGAGGTTCAACTTCTAATTTAGAGTCCTCAGAGAAAAGCCAAGCCTGAGTTAGGACAGTAGCTATGAAGGTACCTAAGAGAAGACATATGATACATGTGGTTGATGTGGAAGTtgcaagatttgacaactgacaATGTGAAGGTGGAAAGATATAGAGAAGAGTAGAGATTAATTTCAGTATCTAAAGGTCAAGAACatgaaaggaattaatgaaaaagtataaaggaaggagatttagcAACACTAGATATTAAACTCCAGTATAAGGTAGTGATTGTCAAAACTATCTAGCactgcctaagaaacagaagggtaggtCACTGGAAtcgagtagacatacaatttacagtaGCAAATGACTATAACCTTTTGTTTGACAAGTGTAAAAACTTAAGagttggggataagaattcattatttggtaaaaatggttgggaaagctagaaagcagtctgacagaaattgGGCATACACCAATaccttacaccatttaccaagataaggtcaaaatgtatacatgacttagatatagagatattaaagaaaatttgaagacCATGGAACATATTATTTATAACATTTATGGACAGGTGATTAATTTATGAataagcaagagacagagagcagtgTAAAGTATAAAGTAGATAATTTCAATTCTATCAAATGATTGTAGGGGAAAGCAGCaactgttggaggggatgtggaaaaattgggacacattcactgttggtggaactataaATTAACCCAGCCATTtttagagagcaatctggaattatgcacaTAGAATTATAAAACTGTATAAATCATTTGATCCCAAAATACCACTAggaggtctgtttcccaagatgattagggaaaaagaaaaagaaccgaTATGTTCTAAAACATCTATAGTACCTCTCTTTgcggtggcaaggaattggactTTATAGGAATGCCCAAAGCGAAGACAATAGGGGATGATACTGAGAAGTTTTGAactgtggaagaaagaaaagagagtccaCAAGGACAGTCTTCCTTTGGTCAGAAAAGTAGGATGCAAAGTCCTTTcttgagagggagaggggaagtagGAAGTTTTGAAAAATTCATTCAGTTCTCTACAAATATTTGTCTAGttaaggagtttctttttttttcttgtgttcacaaagagttggaccatAGACTTCTAAATGATTGTTATGATGAGGTTCTTTCTGAACTGAACAGTATCTCAATATTTTATATTCCTTCTTACTGGAATTAGAAGAGAATAAAAATCAATTCAGAGTTGAGAGTAATAAGAACATTCCAGGAAAGAGCAATATTCTaagataatttcatttatttggaaCTTGTAAGCCATCAACAAATGCAAGTATTTGAAgatactttaatttttaaaggaaaaaattatacaaatatatttatatgtgtgtatgtacatagataATATGTATACAATTCAAGTTGtacttcacttttgtctttttttttttacattttgaaaggCAAATGttgttctttctctccctccttgtctgtCACTACCCACTTAGCTTCCTCTCCTGACCCAGTGGAAGACCTCCCTCATAAGAGATATTTCTATACATCAATAGCTTCACCATGTCTGAGAATGCGTGTCTCATTCTGGACttctagtccatcacctctctgccaagaagtGGTAGGTAGTATTTGTTCATTAGTCTTTTGAAGATATAATTTGTCACTATTTTGGTCCAAGCACTCAGGTCTTTCAAAGTAGTTTCCTCTCTCATGATTATTGTGGTCATCACATAAATTGCTCTTCAAGTTCTATTGagttcactctgtatcagttaatAAAAGCATTTCCATAGAAGTCCAAAGCAGACATATCCATCACTTTGTATGGTACATAAAATTGTCTCTAATTGCTTATATCACAGTGTGCTCAGCTATTCTGAAATTGAAGGGTGCAATAAGTAAACAAGGTTTATAACGTTATAGCAGAGTGAGCAAGTACCTTCCATTGTTTTACCTAGAAACAATAGAAATTCCCATGGGAAAATTCCCACAATCCTTCATGCTAGCAACATCTAGCCTAATGAGAGTACTTTGCAGTAATACTAAGTTCTTagcaaaatacaacacacattcccCATTCATTCTCTTTAGTGTTTCTAGAGCACAAGGATCATCTTGGAAACTAGGACTTTACTCATAGTCAATTAGCATGAGATAGATAACATTTTCAGTAGTGGAAAGTGGATCTTTGAGAGATCAGGAATCAAAAAGCAGACTCAGTTTCTGTGGAAGGAATTAACAATGGTGGTTAGTTGGCAGAACAGCATCTACACATTTGGATATTGTCCATGCATATATTTAAGAAAGTTTCCTACATTGGAAATTCAGCTATCCTCTACACTTTTACAAACTTTTTTGCCCTTTAAAATGGTAAAATTGACAAATCAAAGAGTATTGTTAGTTTGTAGGGAAAAATTTGGAGGAAACAATTTAATTCATCTCTGATTTGCTTATGGGGACCTTGCCAGGGTGCACTGGGGCAAAGTATTGGAATAACATATTAGGATGTGTATGTAAAAGGTGGTCAGTGAAAGTTTTCTGAGTACATAAATAGACATATCTAAAGTTCAATCCTGTATTCTACttaaatcttcttttcttctgtcatAAGCACTCTTTCCGAGACAGATGTCTGGCAATAACTGCACTGCTGTGACTGAATTCATTATTTTAGGGTTAACAGAGGATACAACCCTTCGTGTCTTCCTCTTTGTTATATTTCTGGGTGCCTATGCAATCACCTTAGTTGGTAACCTTACCATAATCACATTGATCAGAAATAGCTGCCAACTTCACACTCcaatgtacctttttctcagccaCTTGGCTTTTGTGGATATTGGATATTCCTCATCTGTCACACCTGTTATGCTGAAGAACTTCCTTGTGGACAAAATCACAATTCCTCTGGAAGGCTGTGTAGCTCAGATGTTCTGTGGAGCCACCTTTGGGACTGCTGAGTGCTTCCTTCTGGCTGTGATGGCTTATGATCGATATGTGGCCATCTGTAGACCCTTACTCTATTCCATCAACATGCCTACTAGGGTCTGCATTCTGTTACTCACCACATCCTACCTAGGTGGTTGTGTAAATGCCTGGATTGCTACTGGTTGCTTATTGAATCGGTCCTTCTGTGGACCCAATGAGATCAATCACTTTTTTTGTGATTATTCACCACTTTTGAAGCTTTCCTACTTTGAAGATAATCTTGCTGAAGTTCTTCCTGCTGCCTCTGTTGGGTTAGTAATTATGATCACAGTGTTAATCATCATAATCTCTTATGTATACATCCTTTCCTCTGTCCTGAAGATAAGGTCCACCGAAGGGAGATCCAAAGCTTTCTCAACTTGCACATCACACCTCACAGCAGTCACTCTTTTCTATGGcaccattacattcatttatgtGTTGCCTAAGTCCAGCTATACAACAGATGAGAATAAAGTGGTGTCTGTTTTCTACATTGTAATGATCCCTATGTTGAACCCTCTGATCTACAgtctaagaaataatgaagtaaaGGGGGCTCTGAGAAAATTCTTGAGTAAGAAGTACCTATTTTTCATGAATTCagctcaataaatattattaagtacatactCTATCTCAGACACTGTGACAGATTtggagatacaaggacaaaaatgaaactttttttttacaagaagctAATATTTTAGTATACACGATGGTTAGGTCTTTTCAAATTAATGGGCTTTAGAGAAGGTGTATTTTCAGGTTCATGGATTAAATTTGTGAATCAAAAGACTGATTGAAAAGGTCTGAAATTATATTGGATGTCCCACAAACATGTTcctcccatctctgcaaaggaaTATGAAAATGTGCCTTCTCGCTGCTCTTCATTGAATCCATGATTACTTTTTTGGTGttttattttactcattattTGTGAGAAGGTTGTTGTTTCCATTAACATTACTATAGTCTCTATGTATGCTGTGGTTGTGGCTTTGCTGTCATTACTCTGTAATAGAGCATggaaatcttttctatttttctgtattaatcatatttgtttattttacaaCAGTATTTCCCATTATGCTGAGGGTATTCTGATGGAGTAGGTCAGAATTTCCAGGCTCTTGAGCTTTCCTCCAGAAACAGACTGAAAATTGACATAAAATGAATGTAGAGCAACAAAAATATAAAGGGGTAAAAGAGCTGTCCTTCTAAGACAATTTGAGAGGACCTTCATAAAATAGGaccttgggggctgagattcagccTGGGTGAAGTAGAGACATCTCCAGGCTGACTCTACTGAATCAAAAAACAACAGGCACTGAAAGAACTCTATCAAGTAACAAACTAAGCCTCAACTTTTATTGACTTTAACCTCGTTGCCTCAGGAACTTTCATTTCGTGAACTTTTATCTCACAAATTTTCATCTAAGGAACAGCAAATTGTTGAGCATGGGAAGATTGAAGGACTCCCCTTCTCTGGTTGTATCCAGATGCTAGGCCTTGTAGTGTTGAATAGAAGGGATCTTGGGCTGTGGTGTGGGCAAGGATAAGTGAGCACATGCTCAATGAGTGCAGTGCCAGTAGCTCAGGGAACAAAAACACTTTTGGGGCAGCATGGCTGGGGTGCCTAACTATGCCTTATGTGAGGAGAGGACCCCACTAAGGTTGAACCTCAAGAcagaattctgaaaattaaaatagtatGAAGACAATATTACCCACAACTCAGGATTAAAACTTGATTACATtaataagctgctaaaaataaaataaaataaaaatgaatatgcaaAGGAAAAAGTACCCTACCATGGATAGCTACTTTGGTGtaaaagaagatctgggttcataatTAAAAGGGGTCAAGAGAAACAATGATCTCATAAAAATGGGTGTGAAAGGGAAAACTAATAGAGAAGAAGTGGGTGGGATGGAGAGCTAGTGATGGAATCTTGCTCTCATCTGGGTTGAAGAGGAAGCAACGTTTACATCTGGAGAGGTGTAGAAGTTTTCTGAACTTGtaaacaggtgagaaaactggggtaCAGGATGGGGGAGGGACTTTTAGGAGAGTATATAGATTAAGATttaggaggagggggagaagataaggaaagGAGTTTTGGAGAGGTGTGTAGAGTAAGGTtaggaaggtgggggagaagataagggagacaCTCTTAGATGGGTGGGTAAAATAAGGAACAGGAGGGTAAAGGAAAcagggatagggtcaaaaaagAGACTGAAACAGAAAATAGTGAGCAAAAATAAGAAGAAggaaaattcacaaatagtaattgtaactttaaatgtgaatgggatgaaattaCCTAAATGTACCAGAATGggttaaaaatcagaattcaacaatatactatatataagAAAAACTTTTAAGAATGATAGATACATACAGAACTAAAATGGAGGGTTGGAGTATAATTTATTATGATACAGAAAAGGCAGATTATCCAATCTGCAAGAATAGTAATCATTTCCTGATTGTTTAATgttcaaaggatgtgaataggcagttttccaatgaagtaataaaaactatttatagtcatatgaaaaaatgctctaaatcattattgaggagagaaatgcagatcaaaataacCTTGATATATCATTTCACTCCTACCAGACTGGCTAAAATTattgaaggggaaagcaacaaatatt
This genomic interval carries:
- the LOC140512043 gene encoding olfactory receptor 5P80-like, giving the protein MSGNNCTAVTEFIILGLTEDTTLRVFLFVIFLGAYAITLVGNLTIITLIRNSCQLHTPMYLFLSHLAFVDIGYSSSVTPVMLKNFLVDKITIPLEGCVAQMFCGATFGTAECFLLAVMAYDRYVAICRPLLYSINMPTRVCILLLTTSYLGGCVNAWIATGCLLNRSFCGPNEINHFFCDYSPLLKLSYFEDNLAEVLPAASVGLVIMITVLIIIISYVYILSSVLKIRSTEGRSKAFSTCTSHLTAVTLFYGTITFIYVLPKSSYTTDENKVVSVFYIVMIPMLNPLIYSLRNNEVKGALRKFLSKKYLFFMNSAQ